The Acropora palmata chromosome 3, jaAcrPala1.3, whole genome shotgun sequence nucleotide sequence TACAAAACTTTTCTGTTGAAGCAATTATTTGTACAATAGCGCTAATCTATTAATTACTTTACTACGCAGCATAAAATTTAAATACTGTAAGCCAATCTATCAGCTGGTCACGCGAACCAATTGTGTAATATTCTCTCGACTCGCCACAAACAACAGTTGCGTGACGAAAGTAAATTTGTCGGCGGAGAAGGGAGGGTGCGTCCCTGAGTAATTCCTTAACAGTCTTTCTTCACTTTATGAAACAAATATTAAATGTTCAGACGTTCGTACTGTTTGCAGCCTGACGCtcaaattttaagaaatactGAACACATCTGGTGACATTCCGCTGTCTTACTCATTGGTGCATCTTTTCTTTGGAACATGCACATCAAAAACAATGTCCAGTTCCCAAGATGCACCAGAAATACTGCTACTTTGTTCCCGTATCAAGACTGCTCCTTTTCTTTGGCCTTTGCCTTAATCAACTGTCTCTGCTGCTGAATCTGTTTCTGTAAAAAGCTCAAGGGTTCTTCCTGGGCTTCCTCGTCTGCTCCTTGATCAAGTTCATCCTTCGTACTTAACTCCGGGTCGGACAGCCCAGTCTTTCGTCCAGGGCAGGGCGGTGTAACCGACGACTTCCTCATGGGCGGCATTGGCGCGCTCCTGCTGCGCGCGGCGTGGATAGCTAACGCCGCCAGTTGGGCTTGCTGGGAGGCAGAGGGGCGGCCTGATATACTCTGACTCCTGCAGTACGCCGCCGCCTTTGCCTTCTTCTGCAGAGTGTAACCAGCTGAATTTTCTTGCATACTCTCTGGATTCGACCGATGATGATATCCCCCGTGACTAAAATACCCGGAATCACTGCCGTTAAGCCTTCCTGGAGGAGGGGCATCGTTGCCGGAGTAACTGCTCTGAGAGGACGCTTCGCTATCGCTTCTTCTGTATGCCATACCGTAAGGTATCATGGTCGAGGCCGATTCACTCATGCAACGTGTTCGCGTATTGCTCACGGCGTAGGGCGTGGCATACTGCGGCCCTTGTGCATCATGTCCATCACTGGAAGGGTGTTCAGGGATGGAAGAAGGATACACTTGACCGAGCGATGCTGACGGTGATCTTTCACCAGATGACGAAGAATAGCATCCTGAGTCAGTGGATGTTGTCCAAGACCCCCTGTTACCTTTAGATTTggaaaagaaacgaaaagacATTGTTCGCATACATATACTTAGTTAATTGCAGATACCAGGTACGATGCTGTTCTCTACTAGTACTACGGAAGCCTGTCCTTTGTATTTTTAGTTAGAGCTCTGACTTCGACAGCAGAAGTCACAACGGTCGGTCCAGTGCTTTATAGAGCCTAGGTCTGCATGTGGACAATTCTGGATTTAAATCCCACTCTAGTCACTGGCTGGATTTGTCGTCAGTGGTTCAGAATTCAACTCCACCACTCCTTGAAAATTTACCAAGTGGTTCTCCGCTGCCATTCGAGGCCCAGTTCTCTACTTTGAAAAGTTGATGGTTTGCGGGAATCATTTTCCGTACAAGGACCCATAAGTATCAAGCTTTTAGTGCCAACGAGCATAATAGTTTTATCTTTTAATAATGCTGGGAAACGAGACATTGTaagacaaagcaaaaacacttCTGGCCCAAGCCAATTACATCTATATCAACGAAAAGGCTGGGAGCACAATTACGGACGGAAAACAACATGGATGCCTTGCTTACCTGGATGAGAAAGAGATGGTACCTCTCCAGGGAAGGGTGGAGGAGGCAGTGGATCCATTTGCAAATCTCCTGAATACGCAGGAGACAAGAGTGGTGTAGGCGGCTGAGGAAAGCTCTCTATCGACGGAGACCCCGTGGATGAACCTAGCGAGGACCTCGAGGAGTGTGATGAGTTTGACGAGACGCTAAAACTCGTCGAGCGCGCACAGATTCGCGGCGGAACCACTTTCTTGGGGGAAGTGGAAGGCGTCACTGAGCCAGCGACCTTGCTGCGAGTTTGACTGTGCTTCACGGAGAAGGAGTAATGACGGCTGAATGCGTTGAAGTAAGCGTCTGTTTCTGAGGGAGGAGGAGGCGGCGGCGTGGTTGGAGGGTCCCGGCCAATATGCTGTGGGCTTGTCGATCTGGTCAGGGTGGTCGTGGGGCTCGGTGGTGGAGTCTGTAAAGGGTAAAGAGAAGAAAGTCGCGTCGGGTTTATAAATTTCAACTACAAGTAGCCACGGGCTACAGCTAGGACGAAGGAGACAAATATCAAAAAACAACAGATCAGGATCGGGTTGACGATAAACGCAGAAAAAAGTGGCGAAGCAaaaggcgaatctttgctgacgtcattgtttacatttttgctcattagcatacgacttacctaatagaagcagtggccgtatatatgagctaaatgcaaaagttgaaagagctgattaagttgagcaatttgtgccattttcagctctttgcaagcaatattgaaggaaataaaactgtgaaactgtgaaatttctgggtggcaaaaaagtttaTGAGCCGTATATCCCccgtaaaatttcgagtttttagaggaGAATTTCtgcgaaaccattcgatgaattggactcaaactttcagagaaaacttaaactgtcatgccctttcaatattcagagtttttattttattagcgtcatcagatagtgataagcatatgttaatgtcAGGGTTCGAATCTCCGTTCAGGTCTTCATTTTTTAGGCCGTCTTTATCGCTACGGCTTAAATAGCGTCAAAAACACTGCGAGAAGAACACGTTTCTTTCCATCCGcagttctaatacatgaaatttatgTATTTCATCCAAATccaaattattcatttacagtggaagtgcacttagctctcaagctagttcacaggcactccacttttgaaacaaacttaacaggttaagaatcccgaCTGGGaggaggcaaaccagttggctatatacaagcgcagccgaggagttgagccaaggactacctggaacaaatccagctagtggtcagagcgggacctgaactcgggatctccagatttcaagtccggcaCCTTGACCACTCGGACACGCTGCCTCCATCGTATACATATTTATCTCACGCTTCTCTGGTACTGAGCAATCTCTCGCGTGAACCAATTCGTATATAACAAATAAATGTATCTAACAAATGAATGAATACATAACTAAGGCATGTGAATGTTACCTGATCGTCGTGGTGATCCGATAGTCGAAACTCTCGAAGTAATTCCTCTCCAGCAAGAGGCAGGTTGGTGGGACTCGCAGTCTGTTTGATGATGTCTGCCATGATCGACTGCAGGTGTTCAATATCTGACATCATTGAAATCTCATGCTCCTAAAGGTAAACAACCATCCACAAACACGATTAGTCttttgtaaggaaaaaaaatcacgaCTCGACATGATTGACGCACAGTTATTCTTGTGAGGAATAACCGAGACGAATGAAACTTTCCCTGCTTGGCTTTTTATGTTgcgaattgaaaaaaaaaataggggacctaaaattatttatgacGGGTTTTGTTTGTAACGAAACTGCAATGACAAGGTGGCCTGGAAGTGAAACTCgtaaatttggtatcaagcgAGCTGATAATCGTCAAGACtatgtacttattgactgagtgggagggccggacgggaaaatatttggcctGAGGTCATGGCGTACGGACCGgggttttatttatttctttctttttttttttcgggtaACAAAATTCGGAATGTTCACTTACGTCGATCATTTTGACAGAAAAGTCGGGATTTATATAGCAACAAGGTTGTTTTAGTTCGCATCTTGCGCGCGCTATTGATAAAATCCCCGTATGTGGGCCGTACGCGATCCTAGCAGGGCCGGACGGCTTTTTCCGGCTCTGCTCGCGCCATCGTGAACGGCCCTCATACGGGCATTTTCTCAAtaattttgcaatgaaagcgcGCGCGGCGCCGTACGGGTCATATGATAAACCACCgtaaaacaacagcaaaaccgAGGTTTCGAGCGTCGACCCATTGTCAGAGCGAAAGGCGAGGAATAACGCTCGAAACAATAGCTTTACAATGTCTCACGGTGGTTTTCACCCTTATCAACCCAtttaataaaaatgtaaaaaaaattgaatattaaaaaaaaacaacaacaacaatcgTGCTACAATGATCTAGTTGAATAAAGCAGAGCAAAGTGGAGAAAGGTAAACCAACGCTGGGCAATTCATTCAGCTTACTAACGTCCACCAAAACAGCTTAAATTAAATCTAAAATAGTGCCAAACGACGGCTAAATTCACCATTGGTTTGGACTTGCAAGAACAGAATGTTAAACGTACCACAACTGGTCTGAAGCATGTTGCCAGCGCGCAATATCTTGATCTTTCTTCCACTAACACTCTTCGAAGAAATTTTTTCTCTTGATCTTCAAATGCAGCTTG carries:
- the LOC141875892 gene encoding uncharacterized protein LOC141875892 isoform X2, which produces MGDSADEGNLIQFILNDLKATTPVWEDLVGKANKLNSALKTTVVAADGFFDTFQRIADVALSSRGCCKDLGGSLTKMVMRHRNVDAKLKGLASLLCEALIFPLQEKLDDWKKTVVQLDKDHSKEYKKAKQELKKATAETNKWQKKVKKGKSEHQEKLDAALKQANAQQAAFEDQEKKFLRRVLVEERSRYCALATCFRPVVEHEISMMSDIEHLQSIMADIIKQTASPTNLPLAGEELLREFRLSDHHDDQTPPPSPTTTLTRSTSPQHIGRDPPTTPPPPPPSETDAYFNAFSRHYSFSVKHSQTRSKVAGSVTPSTSPKKVVPPRICARSTSFSVSSNSSHSSRSSLGSSTGSPSIESFPQPPTPLLSPAYSGDLQMDPLPPPPFPGEVPSLSHPGNRGSWTTSTDSGCYSSSSGERSPSASLGQVYPSSIPEHPSSDGHDAQGPQYATPYAVSNTRTRCMSESASTMIPYGMAYRRSDSEASSQSSYSGNDAPPPGRLNGSDSGYFSHGGYHHRSNPESMQENSAGYTLQKKAKAAAYCRSQSISGRPSASQQAQLAALAIHAARSRSAPMPPMRKSSVTPPCPGRKTGLSDPELSTKDELDQGADEEAQEEPLSFLQKQIQQQRQLIKAKAKEKEQS
- the LOC141875892 gene encoding uncharacterized protein LOC141875892 isoform X1; translated protein: MGDSADEGNLIQFILNDLKATTPVWEDLVGKANKLNSALKTTVVAADGFFDTFQRIADVALSSRGCCKDLGGSLTKMVMRHRNVDAKLKGLASLLCEALIFPLQEKLDDWKKTVVQLDKDHSKEYKKAKQELKKATAETNKWQKKVKKGELGKSEHQEKLDAALKQANAQQAAFEDQEKKFLRRVLVEERSRYCALATCFRPVVEHEISMMSDIEHLQSIMADIIKQTASPTNLPLAGEELLREFRLSDHHDDQTPPPSPTTTLTRSTSPQHIGRDPPTTPPPPPPSETDAYFNAFSRHYSFSVKHSQTRSKVAGSVTPSTSPKKVVPPRICARSTSFSVSSNSSHSSRSSLGSSTGSPSIESFPQPPTPLLSPAYSGDLQMDPLPPPPFPGEVPSLSHPGNRGSWTTSTDSGCYSSSSGERSPSASLGQVYPSSIPEHPSSDGHDAQGPQYATPYAVSNTRTRCMSESASTMIPYGMAYRRSDSEASSQSSYSGNDAPPPGRLNGSDSGYFSHGGYHHRSNPESMQENSAGYTLQKKAKAAAYCRSQSISGRPSASQQAQLAALAIHAARSRSAPMPPMRKSSVTPPCPGRKTGLSDPELSTKDELDQGADEEAQEEPLSFLQKQIQQQRQLIKAKAKEKEQS